The Diospyros lotus cultivar Yz01 chromosome 15, ASM1463336v1, whole genome shotgun sequence genome has a window encoding:
- the LOC127791477 gene encoding pentatricopeptide repeat-containing protein At2g42920, chloroplastic, with amino-acid sequence MAPSFCSLVTAPPNSISKLISDQPYLSMLETQCKTMRDLQIIHAQLIKTGLAKHPLAASRVLAFCATGPAADVNYAYLVFTQIQNPNLFTWNTIIRGFSNSPTPQIAISLFIDMLLTSPVQPQRLTYPSLFKAYSQLGLAHDGAQLHARIIKQGLESDPFTRNTLIHMYANCGFLSEACILFDEDDDCNIVAWNLMVMGLAKNRQIDDSRRLFDKMQTKNAISWNSMISGYVRNGKWVEALDLFRQMQVQNVQPSEFTMVSLLNASARLGALEQGEWVHDYIKKNHMELNVIVITAIIDMYCKCGSIDKGLQVFEAAPVKGLSCWNSIILGLATNGRAETALQFFSRLKSSDHEPDGVSFIGVLTACNHSGLVDEARKYFALMTEEYKIEPSLKHYGCLVDALGRAGLLQEAEEVIRSMPRRPDSVIWGSLLSACWKHGNNEIGQRVAKILIELDPSESSGHVLMSNAHAASGEFEKAIHERVLMKKKQIEKQPGCSLIEVDGVVHEFVAGGKLSSQIQEMYFPVNNDLSSVLQEAEQLVFE; translated from the coding sequence ATGGCACCTAGTTTTTGCTCTTTGGTTACTGCCCCACCCAATTCCATCTCCAAATTGATCTCGGACCAGCCTTATCTTTCCATGTTGGAGACACAATGCAAAACTATGAGAGACCTCCAAATCATTCACGCCCAACTCATCAAGACAGGCCTGGCCAAGCACCCTCTTGCCGCCAGCCGCGTGCTGGCCTTCTGCGCCACCGGCCCGGCTGCAGATGTGAACTATGCATACTTGGTGTTCACTCAAATCCAAAACCCAAATCTCTTCACTTGGAACACTATCATCAGAGGCTTCTCTAATAGCCCAACCCCACAAATTGCAATCTCTCTTTTCATAGACATGTTGCTCACTTCACCAGTTCAACCTCAAAGGCTCACTTACCCTTCGCTCTTCAAGGCCTATTCCCAACTTGGTCTAGCCCATGATGGAGCTCAGCTCCATGCAAGAATTATCAAACAGGGACTCGAATCGGATCCCTTCACAAGAAACACACTCATACATATGTATGCAAATTGTGGTTTTCTGTCCGAGGCCTGCATTTTatttgatgaagatgatgattgtAATATTGTTGCCTGGAATTTGATGGTAATGGGTCTTGCTAAGAATAGGCAAATCGACGATTCAAGGAGGCTGTTTGATAAGATGCAAACTAAAAATGCTATTTCATGGAATAGCATGATTAGTGGGTACGTTAGGAATGGAAAGTGGGTTGAGGCACTAGACCTTTTCAGACAAATGCAAGTGCAAAATGTACAGCCAAGTGAGTTTACAATGGTGAGCTTGTTGAATGCTTCGGCTCGCCTAGGAGCTCTTGAACAAGGGGAATGGGTTCACGATTATATAAAGAAGAACCATATGGAGTTGAATGTGATTGTCATTACCGCAATTATAGATATGTACTGCAAGTGTGGAAGCATCGACAAGGGCCTTCAAGTATTTGAGGCAGCCCCAGTGAAAGGATTGTCGTGTTGGAACTCGATAATTTTGGGATTAGCAACAAATGGTCGAGCAGAAACAGCACTGCAGTTTTTCTCAAGGCTCAAATCATCGGATCATGAACCAGATGGTGTTAGTTTTATAGGCGTTTTAACAGCATGTAATCACTCGGGTCTGGTTGATGAGGCAAGAAAATATTTCGCCTTAATGACAGAAGAATACAAGATTGAACCATCATTGAAGCACTATGGCTGCTTGGTGGATGCACTAGGCCGGGCAGGGCTGCTCCAAGAAGCAGAAGAGGTTATAAGAAGTATGCCAAGAAGGCCAGATTCTGTCATATGGGGATCTTTACTTTCGGCTTGTTGGAAGCATGGAAATAATGAGATAGGTCAAAGGGTGGCGAAAATTTTGATCGAGTTGGATCCAAGCGAGAGCTCTGGTCATGTGCTGATGTCCAATGCCCATGCAGCATCCGGTGAATTTGAGAAGGCGATCCACGAGAGAGtattgatgaagaagaagcagataGAGAAGCAACCAGGGTGCAGCTTAATTGAAGTTGATGGAGTAGTTCATGAGTTTGTAGCTGGGGGGAAGTTGAGTTCTCAAATCCAGGAGATGTATTTTCCAGTCAATAATGACTTAAGCTCCGTGTTACAAGAAGCAGAGCAGCTTGTTTTTGAATAA
- the LOC127792194 gene encoding glucan endo-1,3-beta-glucosidase 4-like isoform X1 codes for MRDTKSSAFQQAWFWTQYNSNCDGAQPQVKKKKKKKKFKFQERMLRRVPHFLLFIHLGVFLCSGFSMIEGDSKQLNHDRKGLFSASISTTEADITTPLPTVPTTNPTTPIVTTPSVVNPAVSNPDSPATISPVMTPATSSSSPASSGGSWCVASQAASQIALQLALDYACGYGGADCSAIQLGASCYNPNTIRGHASYAFNAYYQKDPVPNSCNFGGAAVITNTDPSTGTCQYPTTSTSSSVLNTTNSSGSTVFGAGPTNPTGSAATQPTPHILSTCLIMLLLLLAKNKL; via the exons ATGAGGGACACAAAGTCATCTGCTTTTCAACAAG CCTGGTTTTGGACACAGTATAATAGCAACTGCGATGGAGCACAACCacaagtgaagaagaagaagaagaagaagaaattcaaattccaaGAGAGAATGCTCAGACGGGttccccattttcttctcttcatccATTTGGGCGTTTTTCTTTGCTCCG GTtttagtatgatagagggagaTAGCAAACAACTAAACCATGACAGGAAAGGCCTATTCTCTGCTTCCATTTCCACCACCGAAGCAGATATCACCACTCCTCTACCAACCGTTCCAACTACTAACCCCACCACTCCAATTGTCACAACTCCCTCTGTTGTTAATCCAGCAGTTTCAAACCCTGACTCACCTGCCACAATTAGCCCGGTCATGACACCTGCAACCTCCTCATCCTCACCGGCGTCTTCAGGAGGAAGCTGGTGTGTTGCCAGCCAAGCAGCATCCCAAATTGCCCTACAGCTTGCCTTGGACTATGCCTGTGGTTATGGTGGTGCTGACTGTTCGGCAATTCAGCTCGGTGCCAGCTGCTACAACCCGAACACAATCCGTGGCCATGCTTCTTACGCATTCAATGCCTACTATCAGAAGGATCCAGTCCCTAACAGCTGCAATTTTGGTGGCGCTGCCGTCATTACTAACACTGACCCAA GCACTGGGACATGCCAATACCCAACAACTAG CACGAGCTCATCGGTTCTGAACACGACGAATTCAAGTGGATCAACAGTGTTCGGCGCAGGACCGACAAACCCTACCGGTTCTGCAGCTACCCAGCCAACTCCACATATCTTGTCAACATGTCTCATCATGCTGCTACTGCTGCTAGCCAAAAACAAGCTATAA
- the LOC127792194 gene encoding PLASMODESMATA CALLOSE-BINDING PROTEIN 2-like isoform X3, giving the protein MRDTKSSAFQQGFSMIEGDSKQLNHDRKGLFSASISTTEADITTPLPTVPTTNPTTPIVTTPSVVNPAVSNPDSPATISPVMTPATSSSSPASSGGSWCVASQAASQIALQLALDYACGYGGADCSAIQLGASCYNPNTIRGHASYAFNAYYQKDPVPNSCNFGGAAVITNTDPSTGTCQYPTTSTSSSVLNTTNSSGSTVFGAGPTNPTGSAATQPTPHILSTCLIMLLLLLAKNKL; this is encoded by the exons ATGAGGGACACAAAGTCATCTGCTTTTCAACAAG GTtttagtatgatagagggagaTAGCAAACAACTAAACCATGACAGGAAAGGCCTATTCTCTGCTTCCATTTCCACCACCGAAGCAGATATCACCACTCCTCTACCAACCGTTCCAACTACTAACCCCACCACTCCAATTGTCACAACTCCCTCTGTTGTTAATCCAGCAGTTTCAAACCCTGACTCACCTGCCACAATTAGCCCGGTCATGACACCTGCAACCTCCTCATCCTCACCGGCGTCTTCAGGAGGAAGCTGGTGTGTTGCCAGCCAAGCAGCATCCCAAATTGCCCTACAGCTTGCCTTGGACTATGCCTGTGGTTATGGTGGTGCTGACTGTTCGGCAATTCAGCTCGGTGCCAGCTGCTACAACCCGAACACAATCCGTGGCCATGCTTCTTACGCATTCAATGCCTACTATCAGAAGGATCCAGTCCCTAACAGCTGCAATTTTGGTGGCGCTGCCGTCATTACTAACACTGACCCAA GCACTGGGACATGCCAATACCCAACAACTAG CACGAGCTCATCGGTTCTGAACACGACGAATTCAAGTGGATCAACAGTGTTCGGCGCAGGACCGACAAACCCTACCGGTTCTGCAGCTACCCAGCCAACTCCACATATCTTGTCAACATGTCTCATCATGCTGCTACTGCTGCTAGCCAAAAACAAGCTATAA
- the LOC127792194 gene encoding glucan endo-1,3-beta-glucosidase 3-like isoform X2 — MLRRVPHFLLFIHLGVFLCSGFSMIEGDSKQLNHDRKGLFSASISTTEADITTPLPTVPTTNPTTPIVTTPSVVNPAVSNPDSPATISPVMTPATSSSSPASSGGSWCVASQAASQIALQLALDYACGYGGADCSAIQLGASCYNPNTIRGHASYAFNAYYQKDPVPNSCNFGGAAVITNTDPSTGTCQYPTTSTSSSVLNTTNSSGSTVFGAGPTNPTGSAATQPTPHILSTCLIMLLLLLAKNKL; from the exons ATGCTCAGACGGGttccccattttcttctcttcatccATTTGGGCGTTTTTCTTTGCTCCG GTtttagtatgatagagggagaTAGCAAACAACTAAACCATGACAGGAAAGGCCTATTCTCTGCTTCCATTTCCACCACCGAAGCAGATATCACCACTCCTCTACCAACCGTTCCAACTACTAACCCCACCACTCCAATTGTCACAACTCCCTCTGTTGTTAATCCAGCAGTTTCAAACCCTGACTCACCTGCCACAATTAGCCCGGTCATGACACCTGCAACCTCCTCATCCTCACCGGCGTCTTCAGGAGGAAGCTGGTGTGTTGCCAGCCAAGCAGCATCCCAAATTGCCCTACAGCTTGCCTTGGACTATGCCTGTGGTTATGGTGGTGCTGACTGTTCGGCAATTCAGCTCGGTGCCAGCTGCTACAACCCGAACACAATCCGTGGCCATGCTTCTTACGCATTCAATGCCTACTATCAGAAGGATCCAGTCCCTAACAGCTGCAATTTTGGTGGCGCTGCCGTCATTACTAACACTGACCCAA GCACTGGGACATGCCAATACCCAACAACTAG CACGAGCTCATCGGTTCTGAACACGACGAATTCAAGTGGATCAACAGTGTTCGGCGCAGGACCGACAAACCCTACCGGTTCTGCAGCTACCCAGCCAACTCCACATATCTTGTCAACATGTCTCATCATGCTGCTACTGCTGCTAGCCAAAAACAAGCTATAA